The Lycium barbarum isolate Lr01 chromosome 4, ASM1917538v2, whole genome shotgun sequence nucleotide sequence GACAGAAAGCTAAGGCCAATTGGCTAAACGATGGCGACAAAAATACAGCTTTCTTCCATAGTGTTATTAAGGGGAGACGGAGCAGGTTGGCAATTAAAAGAATTCAGGATGAAGAGGGACAGTGGAGGGAAGGCAACCAAGATATAGCAGCAGTGGCCACTAGCTACTTCAGAAACTGTTTAGTCACAATGCCAACATTCCAAGCGACAAGGTTCTAGAGTGTGTTCTACCAAAGGTAACAGATGAAGATAATGCAATGCTCACAGCGATGCCTACCATGGACGAGGTCAAGGAAGGGGTTTTCTCGATAAACCCAGAAAGTGCACTAGGCCCGGATGGTTTAAATGCTCTATTTTATCAAGCAAGCTGGACAATTATTGCTAAAGAGGTGCATGAGGCAGTGGTGCCCTTTTTCGAAGGGGAAAATATTCCAAAGTTCTTTACTCATACATGTCTAGTAATGATACCAAAGGTGGATTTCCCGCAGCATTTGACAGATCTAAGACCAATAAGCTTGTGTAATGTATCTAGCAAGATCTTTGCAAAAATGCTAAATGCAAGGCTGCCAAAAGTCGTCTCTATCAACCAGTCGGGTTTCATAAAGGGAAGATTTATCTCGGAAAACATCCAACTTGCCCAGGAAATCATCAAAAACATCAAGAAACCACAGAAAAAATGGAATGTGGTAATGAAACTAGACATAGCAAAGGCATACGACAGGGTTGCATGGC carries:
- the LOC132637082 gene encoding uncharacterized protein LOC132637082, which produces MPTMDEVKEGVFSINPESALGPDGLNALFYQASWTIIAKEVHEAVVPFFEGENIPKFFTHTCLVMIPKVDFPQHLTDLRPISLCNVSSKIFAKMLNARLPKVVSINQSGFIKGRFISENIQLAQEIIKNIKKPQKKWNVVMKLDIAKAYDRVAWLYLYSLMERLGFSKEWISLIKRHISNNWYSLIVNRRRYGFFKSENGLRQRDPISLSLFVLSAELLSIMLNNLQERRGFTGFQMCKQGPLINHLEFADDLILFSSGRRKTINMIMRTLAEYETAPDKR